AGAGATAGCCGCCGAAGTTGCCTGCGAAGCAAATGCGCCGGCGAAACAGGCTGCCGGAAAATGTTCGATTAACAGCGATCTGCCCAGTTAATTTCGAGGAAGTTTGAAAGCTTTTTCCTTCAGATATTCGTCTTGCCAACAAAGATGCCACGGCCAAGCCGTAGCGGAACGTCGCAAATTATCGAGGCTGTTCGCCGGGCTTCATTGGCCGCATTCTGTTTTGCATAAGCCCCTGTTGCGCTCGCCAGCGCATCATCAACTCCACGACTCCGCTATAATTTTGTATACCTTCCTGAATTTTATTGGCGCGCAAATAAGCGTCATAAGTTGCATGGCTCATGTCTGAAATTGTTCCCATGTATTTTTGATAACGCTGCCGTACTACTCGAAAGTCGGCGCGAACTTCCGGCCGGATCAGTTGGCGCAACGAGTCGGCCTCTGCAACCGCTGATGCGCGAGTCAAGAAACTGCCGAGCAAGGAAAAATAGCCCGAGTATTGCACCGAGGAATCTGCGCTGGCAAAGCACACCAGCGCTGCGAGAAAGTTTGCTTCAGCTTCGCGCGCAAAGCCCATTTGATGGGCCTTTTCATGCGCGAGCACGAACGGCAACTCGATTGGCAATAGCTCGGAGTTCAGATGGACTTCGTGAAAAAACGGTCCGAAAATGCCGGAGGTCAACGTGTAATTTAACACGGCAGGAACCAACAGAAGCTTGGGACGGCGCTTGCCCGGCGTCATGGGCAAATTCAAATCGAGCAAAACGCGGTGATAGCTTTGTTCGATTTTCTCATCAAGCTCGCGCAAAGACCAGTTAGGCATAGCGCGCCAATGCGCGTTGGCTGAGTTCAAGCACCACAATAAATTTTCTCGAAACCTCGCGCCAGAGATTTCTGCTTCTAGTTCGGTAAGGCCGAGTTGTTTGTCGAGTGGCAGGCGAAAATAATTATAGCCCCAACCGAGATAGAACCACGAAATGATAATGGCAACGAGCAGCGTAATTTTCTTGAGGCCGGATTCCCACAGTTTTTGTTTTAGGGTATGCGTGAGGATCACCACAAGCGAGATTGCAAATCCATACAGCGAAATTTCTGATAGCGAGAATGGCAGCGCCGAACTTGCCGTCGAGAGCAAGCCGGTCAGGCCAAAGTAGAGATGGCGCGTGTAAATCGTTTCAACGAATTGGGGATGGCGCGCGAGAACGGGAATGAGCAGCAAAAGCATCGCCGCCAAGGCGACTACAGCAAGGAAGCGCTTGGCGGATTTCGGTGTTCGGCTCATCGCGGCTAGCTGGCAATTCGCCGGGTGGTTTTCTCCTGCACTGCGAATTGCAGTTGATACAGGCGATAATAAATGCCGTGCAACGCCATCAATTCTTCATGCGTGCCAATCTCACGCACCTGGCCTTTGTGCATGACGATGACGCGATGAGCGTGCTGAATGGTGGAAAGACGGTGCGCGATGATCAGCGAGGTGCGGCCTTGCATCAGGCGTGCGAGCGCTGCTTGAATCAACAATTCTGTTTCGGTATCGACGCTCGAAGTGGCTTCGTCGAGAATGAGAATCGGCGGATCAAACGCGAGCGCGCGCGCAAAGGCAATCAACTGTTTTTGTCCGACGGAAAGCGAATTGCCGCGCTCCAGTACCGGCTCCTGAAATTTGTTGGGAAGTTGTTCGATAAATCGCAAGGCATTCACTTCCTGCGCGGCCTGCCGCACGCGTTCCGAAGAAATCGTGTGATTGCCGAGCCGGATGTTTTCTTCGATGGAATCGGCAAACAGAAAAACATCCTGCAATACCAAGCCAATTTGCGAACGCACGTGATACAGCGGCAATTCGTTTATGTCCTGGCCGTCGACCAAAATCTGGCCCTGCTGCGGCTTGTAAAACCGTGAGAGCAGGCTGATGATCGTGGTTTTGCCCGCGCCGGTCGCGCCCACAATCGCGATGGTTTCACCTGCCGCAATCTTGAATGAAGCATTTTTCAAGACGGTTTCATCGTCGCGATAGCCAAAAGTCACGTCGCGAAACTCGATTTCACCGCGCGCCCAACGGCCATTGCTTGCGA
This region of Cytophagia bacterium CHB2 genomic DNA includes:
- a CDS encoding DUF3810 domain-containing protein — encoded protein: MSRTPKSAKRFLAVVALAAMLLLLIPVLARHPQFVETIYTRHLYFGLTGLLSTASSALPFSLSEISLYGFAISLVVILTHTLKQKLWESGLKKITLLVAIIISWFYLGWGYNYFRLPLDKQLGLTELEAEISGARFRENLLWCLNSANAHWRAMPNWSLRELDEKIEQSYHRVLLDLNLPMTPGKRRPKLLLVPAVLNYTLTSGIFGPFFHEVHLNSELLPIELPFVLAHEKAHQMGFAREAEANFLAALVCFASADSSVQYSGYFSLLGSFLTRASAVAEADSLRQLIRPEVRADFRVVRQRYQKYMGTISDMSHATYDAYLRANKIQEGIQNYSGVVELMMRWRAQQGLMQNRMRPMKPGEQPR
- a CDS encoding ABC transporter ATP-binding protein — translated: YPIVEFIGALAVALIIWYGGGQVISNMLSFGALVAFIMYVEMFFRPISDLAEKYGILQTAMASAERVFKILDEPDELASDRKPLQPAGSSLDLIASNGRWARGEIEFRDVTFGYRDDETVLKNASFKIAAGETIAIVGATGAGKTTIISLLSRFYKPQQGQILVDGQDINELPLYHVRSQIGLVLQDVFLFADSIEENIRLGNHTISSERVRQAAQEVNALRFIEQLPNKFQEPVLERGNSLSVGQKQLIAFARALAFDPPILILDEATSSVDTETELLIQAALARLMQGRTSLIIAHRLSTIQHAHRVIVMHKGQVREIGTHEELMALHGIYYRLYQLQFAVQEKTTRRIAS